In Amycolatopsis sp. FBCC-B4732, the genomic stretch AAGCGCGCGTGGTTGCGCCGCAGGAAGTCGCGGTCGACCAGGATGTCGGCGTCGAGCAGGCACAACGTACGGGCGGCGCCGAGGGTGTGGCGGACGCCCGCGTTGACCGTCCACGACTTGTTGAACAGGCCGTGCCCGGTGACGTGCAGGTAGTGGTCGGCCAGCGGCTCGATCCGGTCCCGCCACCGGGGCTTCTCGTCGAATTCCACCACGGTCACCCGGTAGTCCGACGCGGGCATCGTCTGGTCGCGCAGGGCGAGCAGGCACGCCATCAGGTTGCGGATCCGGCCCGCGCCGTCGCGGTCGGAGATCGGGACGACGACGAGCACCTCGTCTCCGCGCCCGTCCGGACGGTTCGGCGCGCCGGCGGCGAGGCCGGTCAGCCGCTCGACGTCGGCGGTCCGCGCGTCGAGCGTGTAGTCCGGGCCGCGGAAGTAGTTGATGTAGACGTTGTCGTCGGCGACGTCGGCCCGGGCGGCCAGTTCCCCGGCCAGGGCCGGGTCTTCCTCGAACAGTTCCGCCACCCGCGCGGCCAGGGCGCGCTCGGCGTCGGCGTCCGTCGGGTGCGCGACCAGCCGCCGGTAGGCGAGGTCGCTCCCCAGCCGGGTGCCGATCGGGCCGGCCACCGCGCGGTAGAAGCGTTCGCTGTGCATCCAGTAGTCCGCGGCCACGTCGGGCACCGCCGGGTCGAGCGTCAGGACGACGTAGCTCGTCACGCGCGCGGCGAGGTCGCCGGTCGCCGGCTCGGCCCGCCGGTAGGGCGAAACCGCCGCGAACGTGCCGTCACGCCCCGGGCGCGTCGGCTCGATCCGCATCGGGTTCGCCGCCCGCAGCTCGCACATCGGGCTGCAGTCACAGGGGT encodes the following:
- a CDS encoding glycosyltransferase family 2 protein codes for the protein MCELRAANPMRIEPTRPGRDGTFAAVSPYRRAEPATGDLAARVTSYVVLTLDPAVPDVAADYWMHSERFYRAVAGPIGTRLGSDLAYRRLVAHPTDADAERALAARVAELFEEDPALAGELAARADVADDNVYINYFRGPDYTLDARTADVERLTGLAAGAPNRPDGRGDEVLVVVPISDRDGAGRIRNLMACLLALRDQTMPASDYRVTVVEFDEKPRWRDRIEPLADHYLHVTGHGLFNKSWTVNAGVRHTLGAARTLCLLDADILVDRDFLRRNHARFAEHGHDAHLPHTEMLSLDAQASDRLIEDRCAGRSADVPLAGARGLLLRDVPGACLWLTPELFTEVGGLDERYRGWGGEDEDMLYRVATAGTAIQFDDVFVHLAHRRPAMRREDGAPFNAHVPVGTWTGEQGYGDLEHGTGTDD